A DNA window from Luteolibacter luteus contains the following coding sequences:
- a CDS encoding S9 family peptidase has translation MKLRPAVLLACLSMPLMTARADHGNLASFNELTGRWYGVAKTTVLNESVDVSWAPDGSVLLYVLQTAEGKRLMKIDPATGRSEPAVEGSPEFKDFRAGEKGGVFLETAEGWRKAEGNRLSEAEPPQGPPRRDERRRPRRDDGEQRGGNRQHVAWKSPDGRWEVSLQEGAVKLKDTKDGKERELARKDDAGEFRSEPVWAPDSSRFAMWKEKDVEERIVHYIESSPKDQLQPKHFTREYPKPGDEIDTRAPWVFFTGNEEAIAADESLIANPFECRQLEWRKDSKRLTFEFVERGFGKHNIIEIDSAARKQRVLVREESDTFVFVYGNSFRRDLNDGDEILWMSERDGWKHLYLLNGSDGSTKRQLTKGEWIVREVVDVDEQNREVLLKISGCYKGQDPYYIHYARVSIDTGKLVPLTEADGTHDRFERAPGGKYYVCRWSRVDSAPVTELRKWEDGSLVATLAKADDSKLRATGWPLPEPFVAKDRDGKFDIHGIICRPPDFDPAKKYPVIENIYAGPQDSFVPKAWNPWMMPKHEIAVHGFIVVQIDGKGTANRSKEFHHFCYKNLKDAGFPDRIAWLKAAAAKYPQLDLERVGIFGGSAGGQNALGAMLFHGDFYKAAVADCGCHDNRMDKIWWNEQWMDWPVGPEYADNSNVTHARNLQGALLLTVGEVDTNVDPSSTYQVINALIAADKDFEFLPMTGRNHGSGEERYAQRRRVDFFKAHLGSAR, from the coding sequence ATGAAACTCCGTCCAGCAGTTCTCCTCGCCTGCCTGTCCATGCCCCTGATGACCGCCCGGGCGGATCATGGGAACCTCGCCTCCTTCAACGAGCTGACCGGCCGTTGGTACGGGGTGGCGAAGACGACAGTGCTGAACGAGTCGGTCGATGTCTCTTGGGCACCCGATGGCTCGGTGCTGCTCTATGTGCTGCAGACCGCTGAGGGAAAGCGGCTGATGAAGATCGATCCGGCGACGGGACGATCGGAACCCGCGGTGGAAGGCTCACCGGAGTTCAAGGACTTCCGCGCCGGCGAGAAGGGCGGGGTGTTTCTCGAGACCGCGGAAGGTTGGCGGAAGGCCGAAGGAAACCGCTTGAGCGAAGCCGAGCCGCCACAAGGTCCGCCACGCCGGGATGAAAGGCGCAGGCCGCGCCGGGACGATGGGGAGCAGCGCGGCGGCAATCGTCAGCACGTGGCATGGAAGTCTCCCGATGGCCGCTGGGAAGTATCGCTGCAAGAGGGTGCGGTGAAGCTGAAGGACACGAAGGACGGCAAGGAGCGCGAGCTCGCGAGAAAGGATGATGCAGGGGAGTTCCGCAGCGAGCCGGTCTGGGCACCGGATTCCTCGCGCTTCGCGATGTGGAAGGAGAAGGATGTGGAAGAGCGCATCGTCCACTACATCGAATCCTCACCGAAGGATCAGCTGCAACCGAAGCATTTCACCCGCGAGTATCCGAAGCCGGGTGATGAGATCGACACTCGCGCGCCTTGGGTTTTCTTCACTGGAAATGAAGAAGCGATCGCGGCGGATGAATCACTGATCGCAAATCCCTTCGAATGCCGCCAACTGGAATGGCGGAAGGACTCGAAGCGGCTGACCTTCGAATTCGTTGAACGCGGCTTCGGCAAGCATAACATCATCGAGATCGACAGCGCGGCACGGAAGCAGCGCGTCCTGGTGCGCGAGGAGAGCGACACCTTCGTCTTCGTGTATGGCAATAGCTTCCGCCGTGACTTGAACGACGGCGACGAGATCCTGTGGATGTCCGAGCGCGACGGCTGGAAGCACCTTTACCTGCTGAATGGCAGCGATGGCTCGACCAAACGGCAGCTTACCAAGGGCGAATGGATCGTGCGCGAAGTGGTGGATGTGGATGAACAGAACCGCGAGGTGCTGCTGAAGATCTCCGGTTGCTACAAGGGGCAGGACCCCTATTACATCCACTACGCCCGGGTTTCGATCGACACCGGGAAGCTGGTACCGCTGACCGAAGCGGATGGCACGCACGACCGATTCGAGCGGGCACCCGGCGGCAAGTACTACGTTTGCCGTTGGTCACGCGTGGACAGCGCTCCGGTGACGGAGTTGCGGAAATGGGAGGATGGTTCGCTGGTGGCAACTCTGGCGAAGGCAGATGACTCGAAGCTTCGGGCGACCGGCTGGCCGCTGCCGGAGCCCTTCGTGGCAAAGGATCGCGACGGGAAGTTCGATATTCACGGCATCATCTGCCGCCCGCCCGATTTCGACCCGGCAAAGAAGTATCCGGTGATCGAGAACATCTATGCAGGTCCCCAGGATTCCTTCGTGCCGAAGGCATGGAACCCTTGGATGATGCCGAAGCATGAGATCGCGGTCCACGGCTTCATCGTCGTGCAGATCGATGGCAAGGGGACGGCAAACCGCAGCAAGGAGTTCCACCACTTCTGCTATAAGAACCTGAAAGACGCGGGTTTTCCGGATCGCATCGCCTGGCTGAAGGCAGCGGCAGCAAAGTACCCGCAGTTGGATCTGGAACGCGTGGGGATCTTCGGCGGCTCGGCAGGCGGCCAGAACGCACTGGGCGCGATGCTCTTCCATGGAGACTTCTACAAGGCGGCGGTGGCGGATTGCGGATGCCACGACAACCGCATGGACAAGATCTGGTGGAACGAACAATGGATGGATTGGCCGGTGGGCCCGGAGTATGCGGACAACTCGAACGTGACGCATGCAAGGAACCTGCAAGGAGCCCTGCTCCTGACCGTCGGTGAGGTGGATACCAACGTGGATCCCTCCTCAACTTACCAGGTCATCAATGCGCTGATTGCCGCGGACAAGGACTTCGAATTCCTGCCCATGACCGGGCGAAACCACGGAAGCGGCGAGGAACGCTACGCCCAGCGCAGGCGCGTGGATTTCTTCAAGGCACATCTCGGCTCAGCGCGCTGA
- a CDS encoding GNAT family N-acetyltransferase produces MALELVPATEDQVPRLSQICHEAFSSLHDRFSIERDIPNAEVGEMIIAQTVKRPDYTGVMAVLDGQVVGSNFLLHSDEVAGVGPITVDPKVQSKGIGKALMQWVIDEARRREIRQTRLFQEGLNTTSLSLYTALGFDWRDSAVLMQSLPASEEDPSIRPLVAEDLDAVAALSKHTYGFSRAKDAAQLLEWQTPGFVRERDGKVTGYLLATLFGHAGAESDEDLLVLISQAARHLPPPLARFICPMARPAFYRQALAEGHRTMKMLSYMSLGDFVPPQGAFLPSIQA; encoded by the coding sequence ATGGCTCTCGAACTTGTGCCTGCTACCGAGGATCAGGTCCCCCGGCTCTCCCAGATTTGCCATGAGGCATTTTCCTCGCTTCATGATCGCTTCAGCATCGAGCGGGACATTCCGAATGCCGAGGTCGGTGAAATGATCATCGCCCAGACGGTAAAGCGGCCGGATTACACCGGTGTCATGGCGGTGCTGGATGGCCAGGTGGTCGGCTCGAATTTCCTCCTCCATTCCGATGAGGTGGCCGGGGTGGGTCCGATCACCGTCGATCCGAAGGTCCAGTCGAAGGGCATCGGCAAGGCCCTCATGCAGTGGGTCATCGATGAAGCGCGACGCCGGGAAATCCGCCAGACCCGTCTTTTCCAAGAAGGGCTGAATACCACTTCGCTCTCGCTCTATACGGCGCTTGGCTTCGACTGGAGGGATTCCGCCGTCCTGATGCAATCCCTGCCTGCCAGCGAGGAAGATCCCAGCATCCGCCCGCTCGTCGCGGAGGATCTTGATGCAGTGGCCGCCCTTTCGAAGCACACCTATGGCTTTTCCCGTGCCAAGGACGCGGCCCAGTTGCTGGAATGGCAGACGCCGGGATTTGTCCGCGAGCGTGATGGCAAGGTGACGGGTTACCTTCTCGCGACTCTCTTCGGCCACGCGGGAGCGGAGTCCGACGAGGACCTGCTTGTCCTCATTTCCCAAGCTGCCCGGCATCTGCCGCCGCCGCTGGCACGCTTTATCTGCCCGATGGCTAGGCCGGCCTTTTACCGGCAGGCGCTGGCCGAGGGGCATCGTACGATGAAGATGCTCTCCTACATGTCCCTCGGTGACTTTGTTCCGCCGCAGGGGGCCTTCTTGCCGTCGATCCAAGCGTAG
- a CDS encoding ThuA domain-containing protein, whose product MKILSGLPVVLALFSAAAFAQEAKPLKVMLITGGCCHDYKAQTEILKKGLESRINVEVTQIHVDDGSTAPKLPIYGNPDYAEGYDVVIHDECAADIKDEEVVKGVLKPHEDGIPGVALHCAMHSYRVGDFGNKVKKNSKDALWFEFLGLQSSRHGAQKPIEIKFEDKNHPVTKGAVDWTTVNEELYNNIQVFDSSHTLATGKQDGEKDSVVVWTNLYGKKKTRVFATTIGHNNATVEDARYLDMVAKGVLWATDKIDANGRPKAGFGRPKK is encoded by the coding sequence ATGAAAATCCTCTCCGGCCTCCCGGTCGTTCTTGCCCTGTTTTCCGCCGCCGCCTTCGCGCAGGAAGCAAAGCCCCTGAAGGTGATGCTGATCACCGGCGGCTGCTGCCACGACTACAAGGCGCAGACCGAGATCCTGAAGAAAGGGCTGGAATCCCGCATCAACGTGGAAGTGACCCAGATCCACGTGGACGATGGCAGCACCGCGCCAAAACTGCCGATCTACGGGAACCCGGACTATGCGGAAGGCTACGACGTGGTGATCCACGATGAATGCGCCGCCGACATCAAGGACGAGGAGGTGGTGAAAGGCGTGCTGAAGCCGCATGAGGATGGCATCCCGGGCGTGGCGCTCCACTGCGCGATGCACAGCTACCGCGTGGGCGATTTCGGCAACAAGGTGAAGAAAAACAGCAAGGATGCCCTGTGGTTCGAATTCCTGGGTCTCCAATCGAGCCGCCACGGCGCGCAAAAGCCAATCGAGATCAAGTTCGAGGACAAGAACCACCCGGTCACCAAGGGAGCGGTGGATTGGACCACTGTGAATGAGGAACTCTACAACAACATCCAAGTCTTCGACAGCTCCCACACGCTGGCTACGGGCAAGCAGGATGGGGAAAAGGATTCCGTGGTGGTTTGGACGAACCTCTACGGCAAGAAGAAGACCCGGGTCTTTGCCACCACGATCGGCCACAACAATGCCACCGTGGAAGATGCCCGCTACCTCGACATGGTGGCGAAGGGCGTGCTCTGGGCCACGGACAAGATCGATGCCAATGGCCGTCCGAAGGCGGGCTTCGGTCGTCCGAAGAAGTAA
- the solA gene encoding N-methyl-L-tryptophan oxidase: MKVAVIGIGGSGSAALRFPAKAGHEAVGFEQFRPGHDRGSSHGHSRMIRKTYPDPFHTRMMAGAYELWDDLEREAEESLFVRCGGITFGPAGDPKLEATRRSLEEAGLPYERLSREESATRFPAIDIGLGSEAIYQAESGFLRATRCVLAQARLATAQGARLHEESPVLHLEEQGGAVLVSTASQTERFDAVIVTAGPWMGKLLAPLKLPLRTALRQVIYAGVTRNEELFQPDKLPVWIEEPSEYYGFPADGEMAGIKFASHDAGMDFDPDRKDRPVMAGHVERAMQHIATRFSDLSGEVIASQSCLYTITPDEHFILDRAPGSKRIIICSGCSGHGFKFTILLGKLAADMAASGRHDESTLPWSLSRFD, translated from the coding sequence ATGAAGGTCGCGGTGATCGGGATCGGTGGCAGCGGTTCCGCGGCATTGCGCTTCCCGGCCAAGGCAGGCCACGAAGCGGTAGGCTTCGAGCAATTCCGGCCCGGGCATGACCGCGGCAGCTCGCACGGCCATAGCCGCATGATCCGGAAGACCTATCCGGATCCTTTTCACACCCGGATGATGGCCGGAGCCTACGAGCTCTGGGACGATCTGGAGCGGGAAGCGGAGGAGAGTCTTTTCGTCCGCTGCGGCGGCATCACCTTCGGACCCGCAGGGGATCCAAAGCTTGAGGCCACGCGGCGATCGCTTGAGGAAGCGGGGTTGCCCTACGAGCGACTTTCCCGCGAAGAGAGCGCCACTCGCTTTCCTGCGATCGATATCGGTCTAGGCTCGGAGGCCATTTACCAAGCGGAGTCCGGCTTTCTCCGGGCAACCCGCTGTGTGCTAGCTCAGGCCCGGCTGGCAACAGCGCAAGGAGCGAGGCTTCACGAGGAAAGTCCGGTCTTGCATCTGGAAGAGCAGGGCGGAGCTGTTCTCGTTTCCACAGCCTCGCAAACCGAACGATTCGATGCGGTGATCGTCACGGCAGGCCCTTGGATGGGAAAGCTGCTGGCACCGTTGAAACTGCCGCTGCGCACGGCCTTGCGGCAGGTGATCTACGCGGGAGTCACAAGGAACGAGGAACTTTTCCAACCGGACAAACTCCCGGTGTGGATCGAAGAACCTAGCGAGTACTACGGCTTTCCCGCCGACGGCGAAATGGCCGGCATCAAATTCGCCTCACACGACGCAGGCATGGACTTTGATCCGGATCGGAAAGACCGCCCGGTGATGGCAGGACATGTTGAGCGGGCCATGCAGCACATCGCGACCCGCTTCTCCGATCTGTCCGGCGAAGTCATCGCATCGCAATCATGCCTCTACACGATCACACCCGATGAACATTTCATCCTAGATCGTGCGCCCGGATCAAAGCGCATAATCATCTGCTCGGGGTGCAGCGGTCACGGGTTCAAAT